A genomic stretch from Anaerococcus mediterraneensis includes:
- a CDS encoding replisome organizer gives MADKRMFSLKIVDSDLFLDMPLSSQCLYFHLSMRADDDGFVNNPKKIIKIIGANEDDLKILIAKGFVIVFDQGIIVITHWKINNFIRKDRYKPTMYIEQKQQLYQTENGAYISEEKVGCHLVNQRLSSGQPSIDKGRLDKVSIDKGRGEQSTPIFYGEFKNVRLSKEEYKNLKEKLNSHTEIMINKLSRYMESSGKTYQNHYVTILKWYEEDKDKLRHQGGNKKMNYDVGESL, from the coding sequence ATGGCAGATAAAAGAATGTTTTCACTAAAGATAGTGGATAGCGACTTATTTTTGGATATGCCATTAAGTAGTCAATGCCTATATTTTCATTTATCAATGAGGGCAGATGATGACGGTTTTGTAAATAATCCTAAGAAAATCATCAAAATTATCGGAGCTAATGAAGATGACTTGAAAATACTTATAGCGAAAGGCTTTGTGATAGTCTTTGATCAGGGAATTATCGTCATTACTCATTGGAAGATAAATAACTTTATTAGAAAAGACAGATATAAGCCAACAATGTATATAGAGCAGAAACAACAGCTTTATCAGACGGAAAATGGAGCATATATTTCAGAAGAAAAAGTTGGTTGTCATCTGGTTAACCAAAGGTTGTCAAGTGGTCAACCCAGTATAGATAAGGGTAGATTAGATAAGGTTAGTATAGATAAGGGGAGAGGAGAACAGTCCACCCCCATCTTTTATGGAGAATTCAAAAATGTAAGGTTAAGCAAAGAAGAATATAAAAATCTAAAAGAAAAACTAAACTCACACACAGAAATAATGATAAATAAACTATCCAGATACATGGAAAGCAGTGGTAAGACCTATCAAAACCACTATGTGACAATCTTAAAATGGTATGAAGAAGATAAAGATAAACTAAGACATCAAGGTGGAAATAAAAAAATGAACTATGATGTAGGAGAATCTTTATAG
- a CDS encoding PrgI family protein, whose translation MAYVPIPKDLDKIKTKVAFNLTKRQLIGFSVAGLIGIPTYLFMKRYLPNDVSIIVMLIVTLPIFFITLYEKDTLTFEKYFKFFYLHKFYQPTKRIRKEAYIEAKKKANQRLKSKGKTIKKRPKGSKKAKNKERSNK comes from the coding sequence ATGGCATATGTACCAATACCAAAAGATTTGGACAAGATTAAAACAAAGGTTGCCTTTAACTTAACTAAAAGACAACTTATAGGCTTTTCTGTGGCAGGACTAATTGGCATACCAACCTATCTATTTATGAAAAGATATCTACCTAATGATGTTTCAATCATTGTAATGCTAATAGTAACCCTGCCGATCTTTTTTATAACCTTATATGAAAAAGATACCTTAACTTTTGAAAAATATTTTAAATTTTTCTATCTTCATAAGTTTTATCAACCAACTAAGAGAATAAGAAAGGAGGCATACATTGAAGCAAAGAAAAAAGCAAATCAGCGACTTAAATCTAAGGGAAAAACAATTAAAAAAAGACCGAAAGGAAGTAAGAAGGCTAAAAACAAAGAAAGATCCAACAAATAG
- a CDS encoding PcfB family protein, producing MINEEISKEAGQAAQTIISYTIKAVKESINLDKEIRKKMNETLEKANGNLKSLMGQETKIKDLYKKGQLENISIDQSDLKDLKKELNKLGVNFSVMKNKETKNYEIFFQAKDIKVMEYAFKQVIAKENKKEKESILKQIKKYKDLSKNKDKTKEKVKRKVKEKVKPNKKDMTREI from the coding sequence ATGATAAACGAAGAAATAAGCAAAGAAGCAGGTCAAGCAGCACAAACTATAATATCATACACAATAAAGGCAGTAAAAGAATCAATCAACTTAGACAAAGAAATAAGAAAAAAGATGAATGAAACTTTAGAAAAAGCAAATGGAAACTTAAAAAGTCTTATGGGACAAGAAACAAAAATAAAAGACCTCTACAAAAAAGGACAACTAGAAAATATAAGCATAGATCAAAGCGACCTCAAAGACTTAAAAAAAGAACTAAACAAACTTGGAGTAAACTTTTCAGTAATGAAAAACAAAGAAACTAAAAACTATGAAATATTCTTCCAAGCCAAAGACATAAAAGTAATGGAATATGCCTTTAAACAAGTCATAGCCAAAGAAAATAAAAAAGAAAAAGAAAGTATTCTAAAACAAATAAAGAAATACAAAGACCTATCCAAGAACAAGGATAAGACAAAAGAAAAAGTCAAAAGAAAAGTAAAAGAAAAAGTAAAACCAAACAAAAAAGATATGACCAGAGAAATCTAA
- a CDS encoding YhcG family protein: MDKKDLAIIGDSEYIKMLEKIKKSYTSRQLKAAVSVNSEMLKFYYSLGEEIISLKAESRWGSGFYKKLSSDLKNEIPNVKGFSVTNLKYMKKFYEMYSPLNRPQLVDDLQISKVGGDFNMIFSIPWGHQRYIMDRCEGNLNKAFFFISKTLENSWSRAVLLNFLDTDLFERQGKAITNFTNNLPATQSDLANEMTRDPYNFDFISIRQNYDEKELKDALMDNIQKFLLELGTGFSFVGREYRLVVGNSEEFIDMLFYNIKLHCYVVVEVKISAFKPADIGQLGTYVTSVNHILKGDGDNQTIGLLICKTKDNVLAKYASESSREPIGISEYHLQNLIPESLKGALPTIEEIENELK, translated from the coding sequence ATGGATAAAAAAGATTTAGCTATTATAGGAGATAGTGAATATATAAAAATGCTTGAGAAAATAAAAAAATCATATACAAGCAGGCAACTTAAAGCAGCAGTTTCGGTTAATTCTGAAATGCTAAAGTTTTATTATAGTTTAGGAGAAGAAATTATTAGCTTAAAGGCAGAAAGCAGATGGGGTAGCGGATTCTATAAAAAATTAAGTTCGGATTTAAAAAATGAAATTCCCAATGTCAAAGGATTTTCTGTTACTAATTTAAAATATATGAAAAAATTTTATGAAATGTATTCGCCATTAAATCGTCCACAGCTTGTGGACGATTTACAAATATCTAAAGTCGGTGGAGATTTTAATATGATTTTTAGTATCCCATGGGGACATCAAAGATATATTATGGATAGATGTGAGGGAAATTTGAATAAAGCATTTTTCTTTATATCTAAAACATTAGAAAATAGCTGGAGTAGAGCTGTGCTTTTAAATTTCTTGGATACAGATCTATTTGAGAGACAAGGAAAAGCAATAACAAATTTCACAAATAATTTGCCTGCTACACAAAGTGATTTAGCCAATGAAATGACAAGAGATCCGTATAATTTTGACTTTATATCTATAAGGCAAAATTATGATGAAAAAGAATTGAAAGACGCTTTGATGGATAATATTCAAAAATTCTTATTGGAGCTAGGGACAGGTTTTTCGTTCGTGGGCAGAGAATATAGACTTGTAGTTGGAAATTCAGAAGAATTTATTGATATGTTATTCTACAACATTAAGCTACATTGCTATGTAGTTGTGGAGGTTAAAATTTCCGCATTTAAACCTGCGGATATAGGACAACTTGGAACCTATGTAACATCTGTAAATCATATATTAAAGGGAGATGGGGATAATCAAACAATAGGTCTTTTAATCTGTAAGACAAAGGATAATGTATTGGCAAAATATGCTTCTGAAAGCTCAAGAGAGCCTATTGGAATTTCAGAATATCATCTACAAAACTTAATTCCTGAAAGTTTAAAGGGAGCATTACCAACCATAGAAGAAATTGAAAACGAACTAAAATAA
- the mobQ gene encoding MobQ family relaxase, with the protein MSDSFHFSVNIISRGKGKSAVASAAYISGEKIKNEWDGVTHDYTRKEKILVKNIILPDHIPKEFNDRSTLWNKVEMAEKNSNAQLARQFIIGLPKELSLSENKNLVERFIKENLTSQGMIVDYAIHDESKDKNGNIHCHIMTIMRPINEKGEFLAKSKKEYILDEKGEKILNKNGKPKTRKVELTTWNNKGNVEKWRENFSDLCNEYLEKNNIEKRVDHRSFKRQGIKQIPTIHLGASASAMERKGIRTEKGDINREIKKQNELLKNIGNEIKKITSWLAGFKDKLKESYKEYKDQSKKQIENESGLFNLYEYLSFYQEMQENNRAELSFYGKRNKAIYDLKRYASGINYLRENKIKTISDLQGHINTLRSKNSEIYKTIKENSQKIEDLNKCLAYAKTVRKTKATYKEYESKKIFKESFYKNNQKEIDQHIRARNLIEKISGKKNLREKEWLGEIKNLEDEISKLNTESEKIRVRYKEINHIKYAVEVVNEEYGIYLSIEIDKAIKRGEKESIIEKIKEYKQDSDKFNKKRQMTKDFYKNQER; encoded by the coding sequence ATGTCAGACAGTTTTCATTTTTCAGTAAACATAATATCAAGAGGGAAAGGAAAAAGTGCAGTAGCAAGTGCAGCATATATAAGTGGAGAAAAAATAAAAAATGAATGGGACGGAGTAACCCATGACTATACAAGAAAAGAAAAAATATTAGTAAAAAATATAATATTGCCTGATCATATACCAAAAGAATTTAATGATAGGTCTACCTTATGGAATAAGGTTGAAATGGCAGAAAAAAATTCTAATGCACAACTAGCAAGACAATTCATAATAGGACTACCAAAAGAATTATCTTTAAGTGAAAATAAAAACCTAGTCGAAAGATTTATAAAAGAAAATTTAACATCACAAGGAATGATAGTAGATTATGCAATTCATGATGAAAGTAAAGATAAAAATGGAAATATCCATTGTCATATAATGACCATAATGCGACCCATAAACGAAAAAGGAGAGTTCTTAGCAAAGTCAAAAAAAGAATATATCCTAGATGAAAAAGGAGAAAAGATTTTAAACAAAAATGGAAAACCTAAGACAAGAAAAGTAGAACTAACAACCTGGAACAATAAAGGCAATGTAGAAAAATGGAGAGAAAATTTTTCAGATCTTTGCAATGAATATCTAGAAAAAAATAATATAGAAAAAAGAGTAGACCATAGGAGTTTTAAAAGACAAGGCATAAAACAAATACCAACAATACATCTAGGAGCAAGTGCTAGTGCAATGGAAAGAAAAGGAATAAGAACTGAAAAAGGAGATATAAATCGTGAAATAAAAAAACAGAATGAACTATTAAAAAACATAGGCAATGAAATAAAGAAAATAACATCATGGCTAGCAGGTTTTAAAGATAAGCTAAAAGAATCATACAAGGAATATAAAGACCAAAGTAAAAAGCAAATCGAAAATGAATCAGGACTCTTTAACCTTTATGAATATTTAAGCTTCTATCAAGAAATGCAAGAAAATAATAGAGCTGAATTATCATTTTATGGGAAAAGAAACAAGGCAATCTATGATCTAAAAAGATATGCAAGTGGAATAAATTATCTAAGAGAAAATAAAATAAAAACCATATCAGATCTACAAGGGCATATAAACACCCTAAGAAGCAAAAACTCTGAAATATATAAGACCATAAAAGAAAACAGTCAAAAGATAGAAGACCTTAATAAGTGCTTAGCCTATGCAAAGACTGTAAGAAAAACAAAAGCAACCTACAAAGAATATGAAAGCAAGAAAATATTCAAAGAAAGCTTCTACAAGAATAATCAAAAGGAAATAGACCAACATATAAGGGCAAGAAACTTAATTGAAAAAATCAGCGGAAAGAAAAATTTAAGAGAAAAAGAATGGTTAGGAGAAATCAAAAACTTAGAAGACGAAATCAGTAAATTAAATACAGAGTCAGAAAAGATAAGGGTAAGATACAAGGAAATAAATCATATTAAATATGCAGTAGAAGTAGTCAATGAAGAATATGGTATCTACCTATCAATAGAAATTGACAAGGCAATCAAGAGAGGAGAAAAAGAAAGTATCATAGAAAAAATAAAAGAGTATAAGCAAGATAGTGATAAGTTTAATAAAAAAAGACAAATGACTAAAGACTTTTATAAAAATCAAGAAAGATAA
- a CDS encoding VirB6/TrbL-like conjugal transfer protein, CD1112 family, translating into MFGIFDKLTEFFKDMLLGGIKANLESMFLDINDKVGVIATDVGKTPMGWNGEVYNFIKNINDNVIVPIAGLIITAVLCIELINMVMQKNNMHDTDTFEFFKYIIKMFIAVYLASHAFEFSMAVFDVAQNLVNKAAGVITTSATVSGDQIVAMVDTLKEKEIGELLMILVETSLVRIAIQCISLTITLIVYGRMFEIYVYSSVSSIPFATMGNKEWGQIGTNYIKGLFALGLQGLFLMVCLGIYTVLIRTVQITDIHASLFSILGYALLLGLMMFKSGTVAKSIMNTH; encoded by the coding sequence ATGTTTGGTATCTTTGACAAGCTAACTGAATTTTTTAAGGATATGCTACTCGGAGGTATCAAAGCAAATCTTGAGTCCATGTTCTTAGATATAAATGACAAGGTAGGAGTTATTGCAACTGATGTTGGGAAGACACCAATGGGTTGGAATGGAGAAGTGTATAACTTCATAAAAAACATTAATGATAATGTGATTGTTCCAATAGCAGGTCTTATCATAACAGCAGTTTTATGTATTGAACTCATAAATATGGTTATGCAAAAGAATAATATGCACGATACAGATACTTTTGAGTTTTTCAAATACATTATAAAGATGTTTATAGCAGTCTACCTTGCAAGCCATGCCTTTGAATTTTCAATGGCAGTCTTTGATGTGGCACAAAATCTTGTAAACAAAGCGGCAGGGGTAATCACTACTTCTGCCACTGTTTCAGGAGATCAAATAGTTGCAATGGTTGATACATTAAAAGAAAAAGAAATAGGTGAGCTTTTAATGATATTAGTTGAAACAAGCCTAGTGAGGATTGCAATTCAATGTATATCTTTAACTATTACCTTAATAGTATATGGGCGTATGTTTGAAATATATGTCTACTCATCAGTATCATCTATACCATTTGCGACTATGGGAAATAAAGAATGGGGTCAGATTGGAACAAATTATATCAAGGGACTTTTTGCCTTGGGACTACAAGGTTTGTTTTTGATGGTATGTTTAGGTATCTACACCGTTTTAATAAGGACGGTACAGATTACAGATATTCATGCAAGCTTGTTTAGTATATTAGGATATGCTCTACTACTTGGACTTATGATGTTTAAGAGTGGAACAGTTGCAAAAAGTATTATGAATACGCACTAG
- a CDS encoding recombinase family protein encodes MIQTDSNHFSFKAAIYCRLSKDDEQKGESASIQNQKELLENYVKSRGWSIYDVYIDDGYTGLNTNRPSFQRLIRDIENKKVDIVITKDLSRLGRNYLQTGYYTENFFPKNNVRYIALNDGVDTFQENNEIVPFKNVLNEFYSRDVSKKMKSAYMTRARQGKFIGCLAPIGYRKDNADPHKLVIDDETSWIVEKIFDLAFSGYGVQAIRRRLFEEKIPTPTWWNRKKGLRNKKTKLEMTVDGGEYWWDCTTLKEIIENPVYIGHIASQKVNYKFKVGWLSDKPKEEWIIVENTHEPIISEDIYNIANEKLKSRRRPFKNGEESIFAGIVKCPDCGKSLNLGRNKSKKREKLLTCNTYRRYGKSLCSQHRIYYDTLYEIVLKDIRKNAEIALKDEKEIIKALEKSREIDNEEEQKFIMDKIYEDQIRVEDLTKKIERLYDDWLDNKISESNFQKILEKSQKEQDYLNQRIEDNQKLIVKEDFEDINVKKWIELIKKHRDIKKLDKETLNELISKIYVHEKEVVNGEITQTIDIYYNFIGNTDTLQVFYNL; translated from the coding sequence ATGATACAAACAGATTCAAATCACTTTTCATTCAAAGCTGCAATTTATTGCAGACTATCTAAAGATGATGAGCAGAAAGGAGAGAGTGCCAGCATACAAAACCAAAAGGAACTTTTAGAAAACTATGTAAAATCAAGAGGTTGGAGTATTTACGATGTATATATAGATGATGGATATACTGGATTAAATACAAATAGACCGTCATTTCAAAGACTAATTAGAGATATTGAAAATAAAAAAGTGGATATAGTCATCACTAAAGACTTATCAAGGCTTGGGAGAAACTATTTGCAGACTGGATACTATACAGAAAATTTCTTCCCAAAGAACAATGTCAGATATATAGCTTTAAATGATGGAGTAGACACCTTTCAAGAAAACAACGAAATAGTTCCTTTTAAAAATGTTTTAAACGAGTTTTATTCAAGAGATGTTTCTAAAAAGATGAAATCTGCCTATATGACAAGAGCAAGGCAAGGAAAATTTATTGGTTGTCTTGCTCCAATAGGATATAGGAAAGACAATGCTGATCCACATAAATTAGTAATCGATGATGAAACTTCATGGATTGTTGAAAAAATTTTTGATCTTGCTTTTAGTGGTTATGGAGTACAAGCAATTAGGAGAAGACTTTTTGAAGAAAAAATACCTACACCTACCTGGTGGAATAGAAAAAAAGGACTTAGAAATAAAAAAACTAAGTTGGAAATGACTGTAGATGGTGGAGAGTATTGGTGGGATTGCACAACCCTAAAAGAAATTATAGAAAACCCAGTTTATATTGGTCATATTGCTAGTCAAAAAGTTAATTATAAATTCAAAGTAGGTTGGTTATCAGATAAACCCAAAGAGGAATGGATAATAGTAGAAAATACACATGAACCAATTATTTCTGAAGATATTTATAATATAGCAAATGAAAAATTAAAGAGCAGAAGAAGACCATTTAAAAATGGAGAAGAAAGCATATTTGCAGGTATTGTGAAATGTCCAGATTGTGGAAAATCTTTAAATCTTGGACGAAACAAATCGAAAAAAAGAGAAAAATTACTCACTTGTAACACTTATAGAAGATATGGAAAGTCATTATGTAGTCAACATAGAATTTATTACGATACTCTTTATGAGATAGTGCTTAAAGATATTAGAAAAAATGCAGAAATAGCATTAAAAGACGAAAAAGAAATCATAAAAGCACTTGAAAAATCACGAGAAATTGATAATGAAGAAGAACAAAAATTTATCATGGATAAGATTTACGAAGATCAGATAAGAGTGGAAGACTTAACTAAAAAGATTGAAAGACTATATGATGACTGGCTAGATAACAAGATAAGTGAAAGCAACTTCCAAAAAATTCTTGAAAAATCACAGAAAGAACAAGATTATCTAAACCAAAGAATAGAAGATAATCAAAAATTGATTGTTAAAGAAGATTTTGAAGATATTAATGTTAAAAAATGGATTGAACTCATAAAAAAACATAGAGATATAAAGAAGCTGGACAAAGAAACCTTAAATGAACTCATCTCAAAAATCTATGTTCACGAAAAAGAAGTAGTGAATGGAGAAATCACCCAAACAATTGATATTTACTACAATTTCATAGGAAATACAGATACACTACAAGTATTTTACAATCTCTAA
- a CDS encoding class C sortase, protein MSNKQKKDYLSKFLLAVGLIFIVFSIAFLFLNHKRIELKKEESINLEKQIKQELPPFENYEKKDETKQSVAPKDSIEDTAIGVLRIDKIGVITPISDNTSEQSLLEGSGIVEDTDIPTSEENTITVLAGHRGGINETQSFLNIDKLEKGDELKITTREEELYYKVVDKEVIEPTDWSKFTREEGKTKLFLMACHPYPKNDKRLLVKAELIKNDEEINN, encoded by the coding sequence ATGTCAAATAAGCAAAAAAAAGATTATCTAAGTAAATTTCTTCTTGCAGTCGGGTTAATATTCATTGTTTTTTCTATTGCTTTTCTATTTCTAAACCATAAGAGGATAGAATTAAAGAAAGAAGAATCCATTAATCTGGAAAAACAAATAAAACAAGAATTACCTCCTTTTGAAAATTACGAAAAAAAGGACGAAACAAAACAAAGTGTTGCACCAAAAGACTCCATAGAAGATACAGCTATAGGCGTTCTTAGAATCGATAAGATAGGAGTAATTACCCCTATTAGTGATAATACAAGTGAACAATCTTTATTAGAAGGTTCAGGTATTGTTGAAGATACAGATATACCGACTTCAGAGGAAAATACTATAACTGTTCTTGCGGGGCACAGAGGAGGGATAAACGAAACACAATCTTTTCTAAATATCGACAAGTTGGAAAAAGGTGATGAGCTAAAGATTACTACTAGGGAAGAAGAACTCTATTACAAAGTAGTTGATAAAGAAGTGATTGAACCTACAGATTGGAGTAAATTTACTCGAGAAGAAGGAAAGACAAAACTCTTTTTAATGGCGTGTCACCCCTACCCAAAAAACGATAAAAGGCTTTTAGTAAAAGCTGAGCTAATCAAAAATGATGAAGAGATAAACAATTAA
- a CDS encoding DUF3847 domain-containing protein — MKKLEQIRQESKEIKDKIDDTEERLRQLKNQEKKILKQDIEKRRKERTHRLITRGAILESLIENAEELTDEEIKILLEEATKTKEFKETLKIIREN; from the coding sequence ATGAAAAAATTAGAACAAATAAGACAAGAGTCAAAAGAAATAAAAGATAAAATTGATGATACAGAGGAAAGATTAAGGCAACTAAAAAATCAAGAAAAGAAGATATTAAAACAAGACATAGAAAAAAGAAGAAAAGAAAGAACCCATAGGCTAATAACAAGAGGAGCAATCTTAGAAAGCCTTATAGAAAATGCAGAAGAACTAACAGATGAAGAAATAAAAATCCTACTAGAAGAAGCAACAAAGACAAAAGAATTTAAAGAAACACTAAAAATAATAAGAGAAAATTAG